A single genomic interval of Lewinellaceae bacterium harbors:
- a CDS encoding leucyl aminopeptidase, with translation MQISYKTEPLSLKGPLWLFSLKDSIDRNLLEFAGNFPDPLPINLILQAYQDESPTLYLEEGKIRLHLFRTKAYTFSAIKNLAAEAIFNCRKLDTNPIILIDLALFSAQALEAISEGLWWGGQNLGLHKTSDEVPARAWNISLAGNESRESMEVAISKGSYKGALLEKIGGLVNEPGNVCTPQYMADFALREAENRPINIRIHSAEDIQREGLWGLWNVGKGSSYPPVMIEMDYHPENCIATVGLVGKGVTFDTGGVSLKDGKNMHYMKSDMGGAAAVLGTILAAADLHLPIRLIGIIPSAENHIDRLAYRPGDVISSYSGKTIEIINTDAEGRLLLADGLSYILKNYTLDHLIDLATLTGSAVQTFGYLGGALFSNNASLSDELMKASIESGEKIWPLPLWEEYEKELESTIADIRHFHNSPLAGAAVAAKFLESFIGGFASWAHLDIAAVALKETVFSKEKVGTGFGVDLLISWLENFQGN, from the coding sequence ATGCAAATCAGTTATAAAACCGAACCACTATCCCTTAAAGGCCCTCTTTGGCTTTTTAGTCTGAAAGATTCCATCGATCGAAATCTCCTGGAATTCGCCGGAAATTTCCCTGACCCATTACCCATCAACCTTATCCTGCAGGCATACCAGGATGAATCCCCTACCCTGTATCTGGAAGAAGGCAAGATCAGGTTACATCTTTTCAGGACCAAGGCATACACGTTCTCGGCGATCAAGAACCTGGCAGCTGAAGCTATTTTCAACTGTCGCAAACTAGATACGAACCCGATCATTCTGATCGACCTGGCACTCTTTTCGGCCCAGGCCCTGGAAGCCATTTCAGAAGGCCTCTGGTGGGGCGGACAAAATTTGGGACTTCATAAAACTTCGGATGAAGTACCGGCAAGGGCATGGAACATTTCCTTAGCAGGCAACGAATCACGGGAGTCAATGGAAGTTGCCATATCCAAAGGAAGTTATAAGGGTGCCCTGCTGGAAAAAATAGGTGGCCTGGTCAATGAACCTGGCAATGTATGCACCCCACAATACATGGCAGACTTTGCTTTACGGGAAGCGGAAAACCGACCGATCAACATTCGCATTCATTCTGCTGAAGACATTCAGCGGGAAGGATTGTGGGGGCTCTGGAATGTTGGAAAGGGAAGTAGTTATCCCCCGGTTATGATAGAAATGGATTATCATCCGGAGAACTGCATTGCCACCGTCGGGTTGGTTGGTAAAGGGGTAACTTTTGATACGGGTGGTGTATCGCTTAAGGATGGGAAAAACATGCATTACATGAAGTCCGATATGGGCGGAGCTGCAGCAGTTCTCGGGACCATCCTGGCGGCGGCGGACCTGCACCTGCCAATCCGGCTCATCGGTATCATTCCCAGTGCGGAAAACCATATCGACCGTCTGGCGTACCGGCCAGGAGACGTCATTTCATCCTATTCCGGCAAGACCATTGAAATCATCAATACCGACGCCGAAGGCAGGCTGCTCCTTGCAGACGGGTTGAGCTATATTCTTAAAAATTATACCCTGGATCACTTGATCGATTTGGCCACACTGACTGGCAGTGCAGTACAAACCTTCGGTTATCTGGGAGGTGCTCTTTTCTCCAACAATGCTTCACTTTCCGATGAGCTCATGAAAGCTTCCATAGAATCGGGAGAAAAAATTTGGCCGTTACCTTTGTGGGAAGAATATGAAAAGGAACTTGAATCCACCATTGCCGATATTCGTCATTTTCACAATAGTCCGCTTGCTGGAGCAGCAGTTGCAGCCAAGTTCCTGGAATCTTTTATCGGAGGATTTGCTTCGTGGGCACATCTGGATATCGCGGCTGTTGCCTTAAAGGAGACGGTATTCAGCAAAGAAAAAGTGGGCACAGGCTTTGGCGTTGATTTACTGATCAGCTGGCTCGAAAACTTCCAAGGCAACTAA